The DNA region GCGCCACCATTTTTAATGCCGGGTAAAAATCAACTACGCTATGAAATCCTTTAGACCGGTTCCATGTATTGTTATCAGATACCAAACCCAGCAGTTCAACATACTTCCCCGTTTTGTGCATGGTTTGTACAAAATATTTTCCTACATCGGCACTACCCGAATAACTGTCAGAAAGTATTTGCGATGTTGCACCATCGGTCGAATTAACCTCCCTGTCCATACAAAAAACGGGTACCCCGGCAGCTTTAGCTTTATTTACGTTTACTATCGAGCCATTGGCATCGGTAGGATTAAATAAAATGGCTTTATAGCCAGTAGCAATGGCGTTTTCAAAATGATCAGTTTCTAATGCAGTATTGTTTTGCGAATCGAAAATACGGCTGTCATAACCCAGCTCTTTAGCCTTAGCTGCCGCTGTTTGCGCAAGAAACACAAACCAGGGGTTATTTAGGGTGGAAACGATAATCGCCACCTTTTTAGGCTGACTTGTGTTA from Mucilaginibacter sp. SJ includes:
- a CDS encoding D-ribose ABC transporter substrate-binding protein, encoding MRKLSVWLLLIVMIVGCKNQANNTSQPKKVAIIVSTLNNPWFVFLAQTAAAKAKELGYDSRIFDSQNNTALETDHFENAIATGYKAILFNPTDANGSIVNVNKAKAAGVPVFCMDREVNSTDGATSQILSDSYSGSADVGKYFVQTMHKTGKYVELLGLVSDNNTWNRSKGFHSVVDFYPALKMVAQQSAEFDQNKAMEVTESILQAHPDINGIFCGNDAMALGAYQALVAAGKAGKVKVFGFDGAADVVQSIRDGKITATGMQFPKIMAQTAAIYADEYFKGKRDFPRKIPVSVELVTAHNVNDYIAFGKK